DNA sequence from the Roseovarius sp. THAF9 genome:
TCTCATTCATCGAGAAGGCGCTTTTCGCGAAAAGCCTACTTGATGTGGGGCAGGCGAAGGATGTGATCCAGTCGGCGCTGACCATTGATGGAACGCTGTTGTCGCGCATGTTGTCTGTCGCGCAGAACATCCCGAGGCATGTGATTGAGCGGATCGGTCCCGCCAAGCAGATTGGCCGTGACCGCTGGGAGGATTTCAAGAAACTGGCTTCGGAGCCTGCGAACCAAAAGGTCCTTGAAGGTGCCTTGGAATTCGAGGGGTTTCACGAGCTGGATAGCGATGCAAGGTTCGAGCTCCTGCACAGCAGACTGGCAGAGGCGGGCAGGACACCCAAGCGCAGAAAGACGCGCGTCGCACCCAAGAAGCGCACCTGGACCGCCGGCAAAGGCCGCATCAAAGGGGTCATCGGCCGGTCCGGAAGGGCATTCAGTATTTCGCTGACAGCACAAGATTCAACAGAGTTCGGAGACTTTCTCTCCGGTCGACTGGATCAGCTCTACAGCGAATTCCTCGCAACAAAAGAGGAGCAGTCGGAATAATGATCTAGGCAAAAGAAAAGCCCCCAAGCAGTGTGGCCTGAGAGCTAATCTGAAAAGTTTGGTCGCTTAGAAGAT
Encoded proteins:
- the repB gene encoding plasmid partitioning protein RepB codes for the protein MARKDLLKSVMASSSEQPKDSGRSGYAMRGASKSMKVSIDNLAENSKRLLEGETIVEIDPQLIDVSFVSDRLSDDDEAFNELKESIATGRQDTPVLLRPHPDLDGRYMIVFGHRRVRVASALGRKVRAVVKPMGDVAHILAQGQENTARADLSFIEKALFAKSLLDVGQAKDVIQSALTIDGTLLSRMLSVAQNIPRHVIERIGPAKQIGRDRWEDFKKLASEPANQKVLEGALEFEGFHELDSDARFELLHSRLAEAGRTPKRRKTRVAPKKRTWTAGKGRIKGVIGRSGRAFSISLTAQDSTEFGDFLSGRLDQLYSEFLATKEEQSE